The following coding sequences lie in one Phragmites australis chromosome 8, lpPhrAust1.1, whole genome shotgun sequence genomic window:
- the LOC133926803 gene encoding protein tesmin/TSO1-like CXC 5 isoform X3 — MNPVVEMKSGTPTKRKKHCNCKNSQCLKLYCECFAARDYCDGCNCKQCGNTPENEKNRQAAINNTKQRNPNAFQPKIENGPNNLSIRKDVSGAPPSLPKHNKGCHCKKSGCLKKYCECFQASILCSKNCKCMDCKNFEGSEELRAIIQGDNSCDRNNIQQAANVALNGAIGSSGYRFSPVRRKRPPEDPYGQRLSGEGNMTQAQFQEANHMYASQLASSTGFEGCIGSKSKMLYRSPLANTIHLTDVNDLVSHLVIVCRKAAEEFKTIADNKVEMEVDRKICSSTVQNFDENKEEIQKAAAIQFDNLTNIDQHSAGDFRSQCSNNQEDSRPASPGTQALMCHEQDLTFGTDYRSSIPVALPDQDNSELLNVQENAVLREFRNYLRLIITRGKVNEGKSSSGMELDAQRHHGSSTILPPVKDKEKSNSPDDPENLKTSQPTQPFASNDVSEDQGRVSK; from the exons AT GAATCCTGTGGTTGAAATGAAGAGTGGCACCCCAACCAAGAGAAAGAAGCATTGTAATTGCAAAAATTCACAGTGTCTAAAGCT GTACTGTGAGTGTTTCGCGGCACGTGATTATTGTGATGGCTGCAATTGTAAACAATGTGGAAACACTCCTGAGAATGAAAAGAATAGGCAGGCAGCTATTAACAATACAAAGCAACGCAATCCGAACGCCTTTCAACCTAAGATTGAAAATGGACCAAATAATCTCAGTATTCGGAAG GATGTTTCTGGAGCGCCACCTTCACTTCCAAAGCATAATAAAGGTTGTCACTGCAAGAAGTCGGGATGCCTTAAGAAATACTGTGAATGTTTCCAAGCAAGTATCCTTTGCTCCAAGAATTGTAAATGTATGGATTGCAAGAACTTCGAAGGAAGTGAGGAGCTACGGGCTATAATTCAGGGGGATAATTCGTGTGATCGAAATAACATTCAACAAGCAGCTAATGTTGCTCTGAATGGAGCCATTGGATCTTCAGGGTATAGATTTTCTCCAGTGCGTAGAAAAAGGCCCCCAGAAGATCCTTATGGTCAGAGACTAAGTGGTGAAGGAAATATGACGCAGGCACAGTTTCAAGAG GCTAACCACATGTATGCTTCACAACTTGCTTCATCTACTGGATTTGAAGGGTGCATTGGTAGTAAATCTAAAATGCTCTATAG GTCTCCGCTAGCAAACACTATCCATCTTACTGATGTCAACGACCTAGTCAGCCATTTGGTGATTGTATGCAGAAAGGCAGCTGAGGAATTCAAAACAATAGCCG ATAACAAAGTGGAGATGGAAGTAGATAGGAAAATTTGCTCAAGTACTGTCCAAAATTTTGATGAGAACAAAGAGGAAATCCAGAAAGCTGCTGCTATTCAATTTGACAATTTGACCAATATAGATCAGCACAGCGCTGGTGACTTCAGATCACAGTGCTCTAACAACCAAGAGGATTCTAGGCCTGCCTCTCCAGGAACACAAGCGCTGATGTGCCATGAGCAGGACCTCACATTTGGAACAGATTATAGAAGTTCAATTCCAGTGGCATTGCCAGATCAGGACAATTCGGAGCTACTCAATGTGCAAGAAAATGCAGTGTTGAGAGAGTTCCGAAATTACCTCCGGCTCATTATCACACGTGGAAAAGTAAATG AAGGAAAATCCTCGTCTGGGATGGAATTGGATGCTCAACGACATCATGGATCAAGCACCATTTTGCCCCCAGtaaaagataaagaaaaatcGAACTCTCCGGATGACCCTGAAAATCTGAAAACAAGCCAACCCACCCAACCATTTGCATCAAATGATGTATCAGAAGACCAAGGCCGTGTGTCAAAGTAG
- the LOC133926803 gene encoding protein tesmin/TSO1-like CXC 5 isoform X2, translating into MLVRNPVVEMKSGTPTKRKKHCNCKNSQCLKLYCECFAARDYCDGCNCKQCGNTPENEKNRQAAINNTKQRNPNAFQPKIENGPNNLSIRKDVSGAPPSLPKHNKGCHCKKSGCLKKYCECFQASILCSKNCKCMDCKNFEGSEELRAIIQGDNSCDRNNIQQAANVALNGAIGSSGYRFSPVRRKRPPEDPYGQRLSGEGNMTQAQFQEANHMYASQLASSTGFEGCIGSKSKMLYRSPLANTIHLTDVNDLVSHLVIVCRKAAEEFKTIADNKVEMEVDRKICSSTVQNFDENKEEIQKAAAIQFDNLTNIDQHSAGDFRSQCSNNQEDSRPASPGTQALMCHEQDLTFGTDYRSSIPVALPDQDNSELLNVQENAVLREFRNYLRLIITRGKVNEGKSSSGMELDAQRHHGSSTILPPVKDKEKSNSPDDPENLKTSQPTQPFASNDVSEDQGRVSK; encoded by the exons ATGTTAGTAAG GAATCCTGTGGTTGAAATGAAGAGTGGCACCCCAACCAAGAGAAAGAAGCATTGTAATTGCAAAAATTCACAGTGTCTAAAGCT GTACTGTGAGTGTTTCGCGGCACGTGATTATTGTGATGGCTGCAATTGTAAACAATGTGGAAACACTCCTGAGAATGAAAAGAATAGGCAGGCAGCTATTAACAATACAAAGCAACGCAATCCGAACGCCTTTCAACCTAAGATTGAAAATGGACCAAATAATCTCAGTATTCGGAAG GATGTTTCTGGAGCGCCACCTTCACTTCCAAAGCATAATAAAGGTTGTCACTGCAAGAAGTCGGGATGCCTTAAGAAATACTGTGAATGTTTCCAAGCAAGTATCCTTTGCTCCAAGAATTGTAAATGTATGGATTGCAAGAACTTCGAAGGAAGTGAGGAGCTACGGGCTATAATTCAGGGGGATAATTCGTGTGATCGAAATAACATTCAACAAGCAGCTAATGTTGCTCTGAATGGAGCCATTGGATCTTCAGGGTATAGATTTTCTCCAGTGCGTAGAAAAAGGCCCCCAGAAGATCCTTATGGTCAGAGACTAAGTGGTGAAGGAAATATGACGCAGGCACAGTTTCAAGAG GCTAACCACATGTATGCTTCACAACTTGCTTCATCTACTGGATTTGAAGGGTGCATTGGTAGTAAATCTAAAATGCTCTATAG GTCTCCGCTAGCAAACACTATCCATCTTACTGATGTCAACGACCTAGTCAGCCATTTGGTGATTGTATGCAGAAAGGCAGCTGAGGAATTCAAAACAATAGCCG ATAACAAAGTGGAGATGGAAGTAGATAGGAAAATTTGCTCAAGTACTGTCCAAAATTTTGATGAGAACAAAGAGGAAATCCAGAAAGCTGCTGCTATTCAATTTGACAATTTGACCAATATAGATCAGCACAGCGCTGGTGACTTCAGATCACAGTGCTCTAACAACCAAGAGGATTCTAGGCCTGCCTCTCCAGGAACACAAGCGCTGATGTGCCATGAGCAGGACCTCACATTTGGAACAGATTATAGAAGTTCAATTCCAGTGGCATTGCCAGATCAGGACAATTCGGAGCTACTCAATGTGCAAGAAAATGCAGTGTTGAGAGAGTTCCGAAATTACCTCCGGCTCATTATCACACGTGGAAAAGTAAATG AAGGAAAATCCTCGTCTGGGATGGAATTGGATGCTCAACGACATCATGGATCAAGCACCATTTTGCCCCCAGtaaaagataaagaaaaatcGAACTCTCCGGATGACCCTGAAAATCTGAAAACAAGCCAACCCACCCAACCATTTGCATCAAATGATGTATCAGAAGACCAAGGCCGTGTGTCAAAGTAG
- the LOC133926804 gene encoding uncharacterized protein LOC133926804 codes for MRPRGRGDDAEDDDDDDEYEDTTPPRSTPEAEADPSPAPPQPARAPLSSLVVRPPQQENGGSSPPSASRTARSSSPAGGSLRRGSPPPRRGRDFSPPAPAPRGWERRRSPPPPERRRPGSPPSQRRRFSPPRFQPPRHSRFHDEPQGYGMHSGPSPPRPRRQEASTFDGAVGPRYTRGYQGGGRGGARVREGSPPYQRGGRSYGRGYSAPGKDFINIDGEYVHRNDPNLSPREGDWICQNPNCGNLNFARRTHCNNCNKYRYAPEVYEPSRSPRTGYFSPPRGPPRTAAPPGDRAPPREMARYRSPPHGWGVGDPRGYAARSPPDRAGRFTEPSLKERMGFRGKCDMRDRVKFDWSATDDYSRREPPHDGLYADRSRRRSGSPRGNWGNGPLDRSRSPRNRPMKSSFTGRGQPDNYGDPYVSRGRPNNLEAGRGRGRGGYRPGGGPYPGEGRGDRRAAPAPRGRNEDGY; via the exons ATGCGGCCGCGCGGCAGAGGCGACGACgccgaagacgacgacgacgacgacgagtaCGAGGACACCACGCCGCCGCGGAGCACGCCGGAGGCCGAGGCGGACCCGtcgcccgcgccgccgcagcCCGCGCGCGCCCCCCTCAGCAGCCTCGTCGTCAGGCCGCCGCAGCAGGAGAACGGGGGATCCTCCCCGCCCTCCGCCTCCCGCACCGCCCGCTCGTCCTCCCCCGCCGGCGGCAGCCTCCGCCGCGGATCTCCGCCCCCACGCCGCGGGCGCGACTTCTCGCCTCCGGCTCCGGCCCCCCGCGGGTGGGAGAGGCGCCGGTCGCCGCCTCCCCCAGAGAGGCGCCGTCCTGGGAGCCCCCCGTCCCAGCGCCGCCGCTTCAGCCCGCCCCGGTTTCAGCCTCCTCGGCACTCGCGCTTCCATGACGAACCGCAAG GATATGGAATGCATTCAGGCCCTTCACCACCGCGCCCGCGCAGACAAGAAGCCAGCACTTTTGATGGTGCTGTTGGTCCACGTTACACCCGAGGATATCAAGGGGGTGGTAGAGGAGGTGCAAGGGTTCGAGAGGGTTCTCCACCATATCAAAGAGGGGGCAGGTCATATGGGAGGGGCTATAGTGCTCCTGGAAAGGATTTCATTAATATTGATGGAGAATATGTTCACAGGAATGATCCGAATTTGTCACCAAGAGAAGGCGATTGGATATGCCAGAATCCAAA TTGTGGTAATCTCAATTTTGCTCGGCGCACTCACTGTAACAACTGCAACAAGTACCGCTATGCACCTGAAGTATATGAACCTAGCCGCAGCCCTCGCACAGGTTACTTCAGCCCTCCACGAGGGCCTCCAAGGACTGCTGCTCCACCAGGCGATCGCGCCCCTCCAAGAGAAATGGCCAGGTACAGATCACCACCTCATGGTTGGGGTGTGGGTGATCCTAGGGGATATGCAGCTCGATCCCCCCCAGATCGTGCAGGACGATTTACAGAACCATCGCTTAAGGAAAGAATGGGCTTCCGTGGTAAGTGTGATATGAGGGACCGGGTGAAGTTTGATTGGTCTGCCACTGACGACTACAGCCGGAGGGAGCCACCGCATGATGGGTTGTATGCTGACCGGAGCCGTCGTCGATCAGGGTCTCCTCGTGGTAATTGGGGGAATGGTCCGCTCGACAGAAGCCGATCTCCCCGGAACAGACCAATGAAGAGTTCTTTCACAGGCAGAGGTCAACCTGACAACTATGGCGATCCATATGTAAGCCGAGGCAGACCTAACAATCTGGAGGCTGGCCGCGGGCGTGGCCGTGGTGGGTATAGACCAGGAGGCGGTCCATACCCTGGCGAGGGTCGAGGTGACCGACGTGCTGCTCCTGCTCCCCGTGGTAGGAATGAAGACGGCTACTAG
- the LOC133926803 gene encoding protein tesmin/TSO1-like CXC 7 isoform X1 yields MEQEKQQQVEPPAPALAAAAEPRAPPQPQQQPKPAVSVQSALPVPRPWPVAFTPMNPVVEMKSGTPTKRKKHCNCKNSQCLKLYCECFAARDYCDGCNCKQCGNTPENEKNRQAAINNTKQRNPNAFQPKIENGPNNLSIRKDVSGAPPSLPKHNKGCHCKKSGCLKKYCECFQASILCSKNCKCMDCKNFEGSEELRAIIQGDNSCDRNNIQQAANVALNGAIGSSGYRFSPVRRKRPPEDPYGQRLSGEGNMTQAQFQEANHMYASQLASSTGFEGCIGSKSKMLYRSPLANTIHLTDVNDLVSHLVIVCRKAAEEFKTIADNKVEMEVDRKICSSTVQNFDENKEEIQKAAAIQFDNLTNIDQHSAGDFRSQCSNNQEDSRPASPGTQALMCHEQDLTFGTDYRSSIPVALPDQDNSELLNVQENAVLREFRNYLRLIITRGKVNEGKSSSGMELDAQRHHGSSTILPPVKDKEKSNSPDDPENLKTSQPTQPFASNDVSEDQGRVSK; encoded by the exons ATGGAGcaggagaagcagcagcaggtggagccaccggcgccggcgctcgCAGCGGCAGCCGAGCCGAGGGCGCCACCACAACCGCAACAGCAGCCGAAGCCAGCGGTCTCGGTGCAGTCTGCTTTGCCGGTGCCGAGGCCGTGGCCAGTGGCCTTCACGCCTAT GAATCCTGTGGTTGAAATGAAGAGTGGCACCCCAACCAAGAGAAAGAAGCATTGTAATTGCAAAAATTCACAGTGTCTAAAGCT GTACTGTGAGTGTTTCGCGGCACGTGATTATTGTGATGGCTGCAATTGTAAACAATGTGGAAACACTCCTGAGAATGAAAAGAATAGGCAGGCAGCTATTAACAATACAAAGCAACGCAATCCGAACGCCTTTCAACCTAAGATTGAAAATGGACCAAATAATCTCAGTATTCGGAAG GATGTTTCTGGAGCGCCACCTTCACTTCCAAAGCATAATAAAGGTTGTCACTGCAAGAAGTCGGGATGCCTTAAGAAATACTGTGAATGTTTCCAAGCAAGTATCCTTTGCTCCAAGAATTGTAAATGTATGGATTGCAAGAACTTCGAAGGAAGTGAGGAGCTACGGGCTATAATTCAGGGGGATAATTCGTGTGATCGAAATAACATTCAACAAGCAGCTAATGTTGCTCTGAATGGAGCCATTGGATCTTCAGGGTATAGATTTTCTCCAGTGCGTAGAAAAAGGCCCCCAGAAGATCCTTATGGTCAGAGACTAAGTGGTGAAGGAAATATGACGCAGGCACAGTTTCAAGAG GCTAACCACATGTATGCTTCACAACTTGCTTCATCTACTGGATTTGAAGGGTGCATTGGTAGTAAATCTAAAATGCTCTATAG GTCTCCGCTAGCAAACACTATCCATCTTACTGATGTCAACGACCTAGTCAGCCATTTGGTGATTGTATGCAGAAAGGCAGCTGAGGAATTCAAAACAATAGCCG ATAACAAAGTGGAGATGGAAGTAGATAGGAAAATTTGCTCAAGTACTGTCCAAAATTTTGATGAGAACAAAGAGGAAATCCAGAAAGCTGCTGCTATTCAATTTGACAATTTGACCAATATAGATCAGCACAGCGCTGGTGACTTCAGATCACAGTGCTCTAACAACCAAGAGGATTCTAGGCCTGCCTCTCCAGGAACACAAGCGCTGATGTGCCATGAGCAGGACCTCACATTTGGAACAGATTATAGAAGTTCAATTCCAGTGGCATTGCCAGATCAGGACAATTCGGAGCTACTCAATGTGCAAGAAAATGCAGTGTTGAGAGAGTTCCGAAATTACCTCCGGCTCATTATCACACGTGGAAAAGTAAATG AAGGAAAATCCTCGTCTGGGATGGAATTGGATGCTCAACGACATCATGGATCAAGCACCATTTTGCCCCCAGtaaaagataaagaaaaatcGAACTCTCCGGATGACCCTGAAAATCTGAAAACAAGCCAACCCACCCAACCATTTGCATCAAATGATGTATCAGAAGACCAAGGCCGTGTGTCAAAGTAG
- the LOC133926805 gene encoding protein BUNDLE SHEATH DEFECTIVE 2, chloroplastic-like, with translation MAAAASLTATAPSPPALLLKTSPPAVISLRPVSRRSKLLSVKTKATENDQSAKKTQKVNSILCQDCEGNGAIVCTQCKGSAVNSVDHFNGRFKAGAICWLCRGKREILCGSCNGAGFLGGFLSSFDETAQ, from the exons ATGGCGGCCGCGGCGAGCCTCACGGCCACTGCTCCATCCCCTCCAGCCCTCCTCCTGAAGACCTCGCCTCCTGCGGTTATCTCGCTCCGGCCCGTCTCCCGCCGCTCCAAGCTCCTGTCCGTCAAGACCAAG GCCACAGAAAATGACCAGAGTGCTAAAAAGACTCAGAAGGTAAACAGCATTCTTTGCCAGGACTGCGAAGGAAATg GTGCAATTGTATGCACCCAATGCAAGGGAAGTGCGGTGAATTCTGTTGACCATTTCAACGGCCGATTTAAAGCTGGAGCGATATGCTGGCTTTGCAG AGGAAAGCGTGAAATCTTATGCGGTAGCTGCAATGGCGCTGGCTTCTTGGGTGGATTTCTGAGCAGTTTCGATGAAACTGCACAATAG